GCACAGGTGACACACTGTCAGGCGATGCCAGCCGGATTGATGTAGCAGCCGCTTGTGTAGAATCTATTGTTAACCCAACTACTTCAGGGAAAATTTTTGAGATAGTAAACCAGGGAACAAGACCGCCTGTGATTGAGTGGGAGAGACTTTTCTCGCAAATAGGGAGTGGGGATTAGGGAGTGAGGGAGTGGGGCAGGAGAGCAGCACTTCTCTACGAGAGGCTCGCCCTAAGCGCAGCTATGCCGCAGGCTTTACGGCTACGCTCAGTGATCGAGAGGCAGGGAGGACAAGGAGGACAAGGGGGAAATAATTAATAACTCCTGTACAGACGCGTAGACGCTCTGCTTCGGCTTCTCGTAAGAGTATAATCGCGTCTCTACTCCTGATTCCTGTCTCCTAACTCTCGCCTAATGCCTAATCCCCCATGCTCAATGCCCTATACCAGCAAATCTACAGAGGGCAAAATTACGGATATTGACGATTAATACACAATTACTGAGGCGATCGCTCTTTTTCTGTTGGTTATAGTTCATTAAAAGGCGGCAAACACGACTCAGACGTTACGGTTCACCCTAATTACTGAAAGTATTAATTCTCATACATTAGACAAAGTGAAAGTAAATTAATCCATGAACCAACTAGAAACACCATTTAGTTTAACCGTCCCAAGCAAGGTTCGGGAAACCACCCTTCATGGAGTGGCTATACAAGCTCAGTATATATATCAGCATAGTCTGGAGTTTTAACCCCCAGGAAAGCCCAACTAAAGGTATTCATGCTGAACTGGCAGATTTCTTAACTCAGTTGGTTCAAGATTTAGTTTTTTATACTCTCCTCTCATTCATTCATTCATTTGTAGTTATACGGAGCCAGCACCTAAAATGGCAAAAGCAGTTGGAATTGACTTAGGTACGACTAACTCCTGCGTCGCAGTGATGGAAGGTGGAAAACCCACGGTAATTGCAAACGCGGAAGGTTTTCGCACAACACCATCAGTGGTTGCATTTGCCAAAAATGGCGATCGCTTGGTTGGTCAAATCGCCAAACGCCAAGCGGTGATGAACCCCGAAAATACGTTTTATTCGGTCAAGCGCTTCATCGGTCGCCGCTATGATGAAGTCACCAAAGAGACTACCGAAGTTTCTTACAAAGTACTAAGCAGTGGCGGTAACGTTAAACTAGACTCCCCTGGCGCTGGCAAGCAATTTTCTCCAGAAGAAATTTCTGCACAAGTTCTTCGCAAGTTAGTCGAAGATGCTAGCAAATATCTTGGTGAAACTGTAACCAAAGCTGTAATCACTGTTCCCGCTTACTTTAACGATTCCCAGCGGCAAGCGACAAAAGACGCTGGTAAAATTGCTGGTATTGAAGTTCTGCGAATTATTAACGAACCTACCGCTGCTTCTCTAGCCTATGGCTTTGACAAGAAAAGCAACGAAACCATCCTAGTCTTTGACCTTGGTGGTGGTACTTTCGACGTATCCGTACTAGAAGTTGGTGATGGCGTATTTGAGGTACTATCCACATCAGGTGATACTCACCTTGGTGGTGACGACTTTGATAAAAAAATTGTTGACTTTTTAGCAGAACAATTCAAGAAAGACGAAGGCATTGAGCTACGCAAAGATAAACAAGCCTTACAACGTCTGACTGAAGCCGCAGAAAAAGCCAAAATTGAGCTTTCTAGCGTCACTCAAGCAGAAATCAACTTGCCATTTATCACCGCTACCCAGGATGGGCCGAAGCACCTGGATACGACGCTGACTCGTGCCAAATTTGAAGAACTTTGCTCTGATTTAATCGACCGTTGTCGTATTCCTGTTGAGAGTGCGCTACGCGACTCCAAATTAAACAAGGGCGATATTGATGAGGTTGTGTTGGTTGGTGGTTCTACCCGGATTCCCGCAGTCCAACAACTAGTCAAGCAGATATTAGGTAAAGACCCCAACCAAAGCGTTAACCCTGATGAAGTGGTAGCAGTTGGTGCAGCGATTCAGGCTGGTGTACTAGAAGGTGACGTTACAGGGATCTTGCTGTTAGACGTAACACCTCTATCTCTTGGTGTAGAAACATTGGGCGGCGTAATGACCAAAATTATCCCCCGCAACACCACAATTCCTACCAAGAAATCTGAAGTCTTCTCCACTGCTGTGGATGGTCAAACCAACGTAGAAATTCACGTCCTCCAAGGGGAACGCGAGTTTTCCACTGACAACAAGAGTTTGGGAACCTTCCGCCTTGATGGTATTCCCCCTGCACCACGTGGCGTTCCTCAAATTGAAGTCACTTTCGATATCGACGCCAATGGTATCCTCAACGTTACCGCTAAGGACAAAGGTACTGGTAAGGAGCAATCCATCAGTATTACTGGCGCTTCCACCTTGGATAAAAATGACGTTGACCGGATGGTCAGAGAAGCAGAACAAAATGCTTCTAGTGACAAAGAGCGTCGTGAGAAGATTGAACGCAAAAACCAAGCCGATTCCTTGGCATATCAAGCTGAGAAACAGCTACAAGAATTGGGCGATAAAGTTCCTGAAGCTGACAAAACCAAAGTCGAAGGTTTGGTGAAAGAACTGCGGGATGCAGTTGCTAAAGAAGATGATGAGCAGATTAAGAAGCTCACACCAGAATTACAACAAGCACTATTCGCCGTTGGTAGCAACCTCTATCAACAAGCTGGTGGCGGTGCTGCACCTGGTGCTGAACCTCAAGATAGCGGTTCTAGCTCGTCTGGTAGTGGTAGCAGTAGCGGTGATGATGTAATTGACGCCGATTTCACTGAAACCAAATAATTCCCATACTTCTCTAGGGAAAATTATCGTGTCCCTGCCTCATATTGCCCATCCAAGCATAAGCCTGGGTGGGGATTTTTTTTATATTGTAATTTGGTAATTGTAGAAACGTTGCATTGCAAAGTCTCTACTAAAATCTGTATATGCCTTATCCACAAACACCTTGGACGCTTCAAGGCTACGCTATTCAAACTCTGCATTTGATAAATATTGACCGAGTGCGTTCTCTTATCCCTTCTGAGTTAGAAATTATATCTGTATGGCCTGGTAAAACCTTCTGTGGCGTATATTTATCTCAATATGGGTCAGGCTCAGTACTAGAGTATAGCGAATTAATTGTAATTCCGGCTGTGGTTAGTTATCGAGGGAAAATTGGTGGTTGGGTTTCGCACATTTATGTAGATAATGCTGATTCGGTGGCTGGCGGTCGAGAAATTTGGGGGCTACCGAAGGAATTAGCTGCGTTTACCTGGGAGCAAGGAGAGCGTGTGACTGTTTATCAAGGTAACCAGAAGTTATGTAGTCTAAGGTACAATCGGCAAAGTTTGGCATGGAAACAGCGGTTAGGCGCATCTAGTTATAGTGCAAAGGGTACTGATTTGCTGATGTTTTCTGCTGAAGTTGAGTCGCTTATTGGTTTGATTGGTTCCCATTTAGAAATTCCTGCTGAAAGTCCTTTTTCGGGAATGGGTTTAAGTCAGCCTTTTTCTACTGTGCGTTGTGAACAGTTGCGATTACGGGTTGATGCGCCAAAAATCGTAGGTCAGAGGAAAGTTGAAGCGATTTATCGCTAGGATAATTCATAAGTTGCGGAATTAGCGATCGCACTTCATACTCACAAATATTAAAGGGGTTTAGAAGCACAGCAGTTTGCCATAGGCTTTACAAAATGAGAAAAATTGACAGGTCTCGTACCTTGACTCTAAGTTCCTAACATTTGTAAGTTGTGCAAAGTGGCGTAAAGCCCATTTTGTTCCAACAATTGTTCATGACTTCCCTGTTCAATTAATTCCCCACGCTTGAGAACAAAAATGCGATCTACATTACGAATTGTAGATAAGCGGTGAGCAATAATAATCGCAGTGCGTCTTACTAAAAGCTCGTTTAATGCCTCTTGAACTAAAGCTTCTGTGCCAACATCTAAACTAGCAGTGGCTTCATCTAATACCAAAATTTCTGGGTTACGAATCGCTGCACGAGCAAAGGCTAAAAGTTGCTTTTCCCCACTAGAAATATTTGTACCTCGTTCTCTAAGTTGTGTATTATATCCTTGTGGCAACTGTTCAATAAAGTTAGCAATGTTGGTTTTCTCTGCTGCTTCTTGGATTTCTTCTAAAGTGTAGCTATCTCCTAGAGTAATGTTGCTTTTAACATCACCAGCAAACAAAAAGCCTTCTTGTAAAATTATTGCCATATAACGCCGCAGTTCTGCCTGTGGTAACTCGCGGATATCCACGCCATCTACAAGAATCCGTCCTTGGGTAGGTTCGTAAAGGCGGCATAGAAGACGAATAATTGAGCTTTTACCCGCACCTGTGGGGCCAACTAATGCCACTTTTTCCCCAGGATGAATGGTGAAATCTAAATCTTTAATGACGTAATCATCATCTTTGTAAGCGAACCAAACGTGTTCAAAGCGGATTTCTCCTAGTTCAGGAGTGGAATCGACATTTGAGGATTCTAACTCTGCAACTAACTCGTCTATATAGCCGAATTTAGCATCAAATATTGAGAACCGTGGATTGACGCGATCGCGTATTTCGATTGGTTCATCTAAAATATCACTCACCCTTTCAATAGCGGTAAATCCAGCTTGAATTACCGTAAAATTTTCCGCCAAAGACCGTAAAGGGTCAAATAATCGTTGAGCATATAAAATAAATGCCGATAAAGTCCCAAAAGTCAGATTTCCTCCTAACAGCAACCAACCACCTAATGCCAAAACACCAGCAATGGCTATCAACCCAATCCATTCCAAAGTTGCTGAAACAGCTGAATCATAAAAAATAGTTTGATCCACTTGTTGGGTGTAGCGGCTATTTGTGGCGCGAAACAATTCAGCATTAAATTTTTCTCGGCGGAATAACTGCACTACGTTAATCCCAACCACATTTTCTTGGAGTTGTGAGTTGAGGATAGAAAGTTCTTCTCGCGCTTTATAATTGGCTTTGCGATACTCTTGTTGAAAGTAAATAATTACCCAGGTTACAGGTAACAACATCAGCAGCAGCAACGCAGCGAGTTGCCATTGGATAGAAAACATTAAACCTGTAATTACCAGCATGGTAAAGAAATCGGACAAAGTGCCAATCCCCCCAGTGGAAAAGACATCTCCCAATACTTCCACATCGCTGGTGAGTCTGGTAATTAATTTACCAACAGGTGTCCTGTCAAAAAAACGTACTGCTAAAGATGTTACATGATGGAATAAGTCTCGGCGAATTGCTGCGGTAATTTGTTGTCCTAGCTTTTGTACCAGATAACCTTGAACGCCTGTCAATAGTAATCGGATAGCAATAGTAACCAGCAATAATCCTTCCAGGATATGTATTCCTTGCCAAAAAGGGCGATTCCTGAAAAATTCGTAGGTGCTTGGTTCATTGCGAATCAGGGAAATCACCTGTCCGATTAACAGCGGTTGTAAGGCGTTAGCTAATGCGATCGGTATGAGTAAGCACATCGATAGCGCCAACAGTCTTCCACTACGCTTGGCATAAGGCACTAAACGCAAAAACAACCGCCAGTCATTTTCACGCCGCCGGTCTTGGGTGTAAGATTTTTTCAGGGATTGGTAGATGCTCATAGTAGGAGCATTATATTCCAATAGTATAAATAAGCTTTATTAAAGTAGCCTTTGCACTCACCTTCTGATACCATGCCTGAGATAGAAACCGCAAGACTGCTACTCAAACCTTATACCTTAGATTACTTAGATGAACTAATTCTAATTTTGAGTAATCCAGCAGTTATGAAGTATTCGCCCAGAGACCCGATTCCAAAAGATCAATTCGAAAAAGTCACACAAGAAATATTAGAATTTTTTATCGCACACTGGCAACAGCATGGTTTTGGCGTCTGGGCTGTAGTTGAGAAAGTAACCAGCAAGTTAATTGGTCATTGCGGGCTGAATTTTTTACCAAATAGTCCAGAAGTAGAAGTTCTCTATCGTTTGGATTAGGCTTATTAGAATCGAGGTATTACTAGCGAAGCAGCAAAGGCAAGTTTAAGGTATGGCTTTAAGGAAGTAAAGCTAGATTGTATTGTTGCGATCGCTGCACCAGAACATACTGCTTCGCGTCGTGTAATGGAAAAATTAGGGTTGAAATACAAGAAGAACGCCCAATTTCACAACTTGGATGTAGTTTACTATGCGCTGGCACGTTCCCAATGGCAAGCGGATGATTCACTTTATATTTTGCGAACTTAAATAAATTGAATATTAAAAGCTTGCTAGTTAATATCAATTCTATTTAGAGACTGCACTTAATTCGACCCCCTGTAGTCCCACGCCACTTGCTACAAGTCGGGAAACCCGCCCAACGCAGTGGCTCCCCTTGGTAAGTAAGCTAAAAACCCGCCGAGTCGAGCAATCCAATCGACAA
This region of Nostoc sp. UHCC 0302 genomic DNA includes:
- a CDS encoding acetoacetate decarboxylase family protein, with the translated sequence MPYPQTPWTLQGYAIQTLHLINIDRVRSLIPSELEIISVWPGKTFCGVYLSQYGSGSVLEYSELIVIPAVVSYRGKIGGWVSHIYVDNADSVAGGREIWGLPKELAAFTWEQGERVTVYQGNQKLCSLRYNRQSLAWKQRLGASSYSAKGTDLLMFSAEVESLIGLIGSHLEIPAESPFSGMGLSQPFSTVRCEQLRLRVDAPKIVGQRKVEAIYR
- a CDS encoding ABC transporter ATP-binding protein codes for the protein MSIYQSLKKSYTQDRRRENDWRLFLRLVPYAKRSGRLLALSMCLLIPIALANALQPLLIGQVISLIRNEPSTYEFFRNRPFWQGIHILEGLLLVTIAIRLLLTGVQGYLVQKLGQQITAAIRRDLFHHVTSLAVRFFDRTPVGKLITRLTSDVEVLGDVFSTGGIGTLSDFFTMLVITGLMFSIQWQLAALLLLMLLPVTWVIIYFQQEYRKANYKAREELSILNSQLQENVVGINVVQLFRREKFNAELFRATNSRYTQQVDQTIFYDSAVSATLEWIGLIAIAGVLALGGWLLLGGNLTFGTLSAFILYAQRLFDPLRSLAENFTVIQAGFTAIERVSDILDEPIEIRDRVNPRFSIFDAKFGYIDELVAELESSNVDSTPELGEIRFEHVWFAYKDDDYVIKDLDFTIHPGEKVALVGPTGAGKSSIIRLLCRLYEPTQGRILVDGVDIRELPQAELRRYMAIILQEGFLFAGDVKSNITLGDSYTLEEIQEAAEKTNIANFIEQLPQGYNTQLRERGTNISSGEKQLLAFARAAIRNPEILVLDEATASLDVGTEALVQEALNELLVRRTAIIIAHRLSTIRNVDRIFVLKRGELIEQGSHEQLLEQNGLYATLHNLQMLGT
- the dnaK gene encoding molecular chaperone DnaK, coding for MAKAVGIDLGTTNSCVAVMEGGKPTVIANAEGFRTTPSVVAFAKNGDRLVGQIAKRQAVMNPENTFYSVKRFIGRRYDEVTKETTEVSYKVLSSGGNVKLDSPGAGKQFSPEEISAQVLRKLVEDASKYLGETVTKAVITVPAYFNDSQRQATKDAGKIAGIEVLRIINEPTAASLAYGFDKKSNETILVFDLGGGTFDVSVLEVGDGVFEVLSTSGDTHLGGDDFDKKIVDFLAEQFKKDEGIELRKDKQALQRLTEAAEKAKIELSSVTQAEINLPFITATQDGPKHLDTTLTRAKFEELCSDLIDRCRIPVESALRDSKLNKGDIDEVVLVGGSTRIPAVQQLVKQILGKDPNQSVNPDEVVAVGAAIQAGVLEGDVTGILLLDVTPLSLGVETLGGVMTKIIPRNTTIPTKKSEVFSTAVDGQTNVEIHVLQGEREFSTDNKSLGTFRLDGIPPAPRGVPQIEVTFDIDANGILNVTAKDKGTGKEQSISITGASTLDKNDVDRMVREAEQNASSDKERREKIERKNQADSLAYQAEKQLQELGDKVPEADKTKVEGLVKELRDAVAKEDDEQIKKLTPELQQALFAVGSNLYQQAGGGAAPGAEPQDSGSSSSGSGSSSGDDVIDADFTETK